The proteins below are encoded in one region of Ascaphus truei isolate aAscTru1 chromosome 10, aAscTru1.hap1, whole genome shotgun sequence:
- the LOC142503820 gene encoding uncharacterized protein LOC142503820, translating to MLLLYIVAPEGHVSPETEQVSSPGSASSTHLEEHDEEDFDDDDDDDDDAAAAAIDTQIQASDHEEVPIETVLPPNRPAKTTYDAIVASEGKIVEAENRRHSDLMTVLERMIALQEETVSQLAHLHRVFIEVPKQLQKINTSFEALVVQQTQANYWRMTNVPQFNSSQAGSVHAGQFSPHASDIHSPGPNVTSQVADIAVQVPDDILPLPSVQIQQLTPTKEATKRKHKQLLLTSFWSKTTKDTHETDQPSLVQCLPTCSHVSVGTSPVREQSLPKSPVGESLPKSPVGESLPKSPVGESLPKSPVGESLATSPVGESLATSPVGEQSLPKSPVGESLPKSPVGESLATSPAREVPEASQSGSVVPKVGGKRKRKIQETTSRPVTRSQKEQKK from the exons atgttattgttatatatagttgcccctgaaggacatgtgtcacctgagactgaacaagtgtcttcacctgggtcagccagctcaacacacctagaag aacatgatgaagaggattttgatgatgatgatgatgatgatgatgatgccgccgccgccgccatagacacacaaatacaagcaagtgaccatgaagaggttccaattgaaactgttttaccgccaaatcgtccagcaaaaaccacatatgatgcaattgtagcttctgagggaaaaattgtggaagcagaaaatcgtcgccattctgacctgatgacagtgctggaaaggatgattgcactgcaggaagaaacagtttcacaattggcacatctccacagagtcttcattgaagtgcctaaacagttgcaaaaaatcaacacctcattcgaagcattagttgttcagcaaacacaagctaattactggagaatgactaatgtaccacaattcaacagctcacaggcaggatctgttcatgcaggtcagttttcaccacatgcttctgatattcattcaccaggcccaaatgttaccagtcaagtagcagacattgctgtgcaggttcctgacgacatcctaccgctgccatctgtacaaattcagcagctgacacctacaaaggaggccacaaaaagaaaacacaagcagttactactgaccagtttttggtcaaaaacaacaaaagacacacatgaaacagaccaaccatcacttgtgcagtgtctaccaacttgctcacatgtgtcagtgggcacaagccctgtccgtgaacagtcactacccaaaagccctgtaggtgagtcactgcccaaaagccctgtaggtgaatcgctgcccaaaagccctgtaggtgaatcgctgcccaaaagccctgtaggtgagtcactggccacaagccctgtaggtgagtcactggccacaagccctgtaggtgaacagtcactacccaaaagccctgtaggtgagtcactgcccaaaagccctgtaggtgagtcactggccacaagccctgcccgtgaagtgccagaggccagtcaaagtggctctgttgtacctaaagttggtggcaaaagaaaaaggaaaattcaagagacaacaagcaggcctgttactcgctcgcaaaaagaacaaaaaaaataa